The following nucleotide sequence is from Aspergillus luchuensis IFO 4308 DNA, chromosome 1, nearly complete sequence.
CGGGCCGTGGCGTACGTGTAGGCACGGGATGCCGCAAGCTTGGTGTACATGTCTGCCAGCTTACCCTGGATCAGCTGGTTGTGGGCGATGGGCATACCGAATTGCTTGCGGACGTGGGTGTAAGGGAGGACGAGGTCGAGAGCAGCTTGCATGATACTGGTATATGTTAGTAATTTGTGTGGACGACGTAGGGATGGCACGGAGAATTGGAGAACGTACCCCAACGGACCAGCGCTAAGTACAAGACGCTCCAGATCCAAGCCCTCCATTAGGACCTTGACACCGCGGTTGACTTCTCCGAGAACATTCTCCTTGGGTACGAAGACATCTTCGAAAACAAGCTCGCCGGTGTTGGAACCGCGCATGCCTAATTTGTCTAGTTTGCGGGCGCAGGAGAATCCCTTGAATGTTTTCTCTACTACAAAGGCTGTGATGCCCTTGGAGGCTTTCTCGGGTTCGGTCTTTGCGTAGACGACGATGAAGTCTGCGTCGGGGCCCTGATGGTTGAGAGGTACGCCCAGGTTAGGTCTGGTGCTTCGTTTGATAGGGAGGAGGCATTGCAAACTCACGTTGGTAATCCACATCTTGGTACCGTTCAATAGGAATCCACCATCAACGGCCTTGGCTGTTGTCTTCATGCTAACCACGTCTGATCCTGCAGAGTGCTCAGACATTGCTAGGGCGCCGACCTTTTCGCCTGATAGGAGACCAGGAAGGAATCGCTCCTTTTGCTCGGGGGTTCCATTGAGGGAGAGCTGGTTGACACAAAGCTGGGAGTGTGCGGCGTAGGAGAGGGCAATGCTTCCTGTTTAAGAAAGCAGGTTAGTTTACACTTGGCTAGCCATTCAATGGGATCCATACCAGATGCGCGACTGATCTCCTCCATGACGACGCAATGAGCCTGGTATCCCATCCCTAGCCCACCGTACTCTTCGTTGGCTGTAATACCAAGGAACCTGATGGAATCAGAACTGATATCTATTGTTTACATATAATATGAATACTCACCCAGCTTCGCCCAGCTTTTTCCACATCTCTGCAGGAAACTCATTCTGGGCGTCGGTCTGCGCGGCAACTTCTTCGGGAATTTCGCGCCCTTGAT
It contains:
- a CDS encoding isovaleryl-CoA dehydrogenase (COG:I;~EggNog:ENOG410PFKB;~InterPro:IPR006091,IPR034183,IPR006089,IPR009075, IPR013786,IPR009100,IPR036250,IPR037069;~PFAM:PF02770,PF00441,PF02771,PF08028;~go_function: GO:0003995 - acyl-CoA dehydrogenase activity [Evidence IEA];~go_function: GO:0016627 - oxidoreductase activity, acting on the CH-CH group of donors [Evidence IEA];~go_function: GO:0050660 - flavin adenine dinucleotide binding [Evidence IEA];~go_process: GO:0055114 - oxidation-reduction process [Evidence IEA]) yields the protein MATFQKFPFFVRQSSRTLARCRKPLIQPPALRTLVMKHPKDFVPPTEEDLLELRERVQEFTRREIPEEVAAQTDAQNEFPAEMWKKLGEAGFLGITANEEYGGLGMGYQAHCVVMEEISRASGSIALSYAAHSQLCVNQLSLNGTPEQKERFLPGLLSGEKVGALAMSEHSAGSDVVSMKTTAKAVDGGFLLNGTKMWITNGPDADFIVVYAKTEPEKASKGITAFVVEKTFKGFSCARKLDKLGMRGSNTGELVFEDVFVPKENVLGEVNRGVKVLMEGLDLERLVLSAGPLGIMQAALDLVLPYTHVRKQFGMPIAHNQLIQGKLADMYTKLAASRAYTYATARQIDNSAAEGSGALIRTQDCAGAILYAAERATECALDAIQLMGGNGYINEIPAGRLLRDAKLYEIGAGTSEIRRMVIGRAFNREYA